The following coding sequences lie in one Paraflavitalea devenefica genomic window:
- a CDS encoding PAS domain-containing sensor histidine kinase yields the protein MDQIQTLFNAAPDAVIVIDEAGNIVNWNPRAEALFGWTAPEVMGKPLNDTIIPHRYRAAHREGLKRFLQTGEAKVLGRTIEIQAINKSAREFDVALSIAPSLSNGKHIFIGFIRDITLQKKAEQEVMQLNTALEQRVAERTHELYKSEQKYRHLFENNPMPMWVIDIATFRFLDVNEAAIAHYGYSRQEFLSMTAIDIRPPQEVEVFKQAHHPPSINPGQYNRGLWKHRKKDGTIIDVEIIAHDINFEGITARMILSNDVTARIRAEEALRESQQLLMAIVDNSEAVIYVKKLDGRYLMVNHRFREIFKLTNEDIIGKTDYDLFPREVASALRQVDEQAAVSDHPLTEEEIVPQEDGMHTYISVKSKLPDATGQPHATFGISTDITKLKAVEAELYKLNEELELRVEQRTTQLEAVNRELEAFSYSVSHDLRAPLRGIIGFTTMLEEDYSSQLDEEAKRITSVIKDNTLKMGHLIDGLLTFSRMTRQDIVKTHIDTGKMVHDIIETLRPGKAVDWNIQPLPSVKGDFNTLRQVWINLLSNAVKYSGNKEYPRVEIGSFTENGQTVFFVKDNGVGFDNKYKDKLFRVFQRLHSYDEFEGTGVGLALVEKIISKHGGKVWADAVINEEATFYFSLPTDSMN from the coding sequence ATGGATCAGATACAAACCCTCTTTAATGCCGCACCTGATGCTGTTATTGTCATTGATGAAGCAGGCAATATTGTAAACTGGAATCCACGGGCAGAAGCACTCTTCGGATGGACGGCTCCGGAGGTCATGGGAAAACCCTTGAATGATACCATTATACCCCATCGTTACCGGGCAGCACACCGGGAAGGGCTGAAGCGCTTTTTGCAAACAGGAGAAGCCAAAGTACTGGGGCGCACCATCGAGATCCAGGCTATTAACAAGTCAGCAAGAGAATTTGATGTGGCCCTAAGCATTGCGCCTTCCCTTTCTAATGGCAAACATATTTTCATTGGCTTTATCCGGGATATCACCCTGCAAAAAAAAGCTGAACAGGAAGTCATGCAATTAAATACCGCCCTGGAGCAGCGGGTGGCAGAGCGCACGCATGAATTATATAAAAGCGAACAAAAATACCGCCACCTGTTTGAAAACAATCCCATGCCCATGTGGGTTATTGACATTGCCACGTTCCGCTTCCTGGATGTAAATGAAGCAGCCATTGCCCATTATGGTTACAGCCGGCAGGAATTCCTGTCTATGACAGCCATCGACATCCGCCCTCCACAGGAAGTGGAGGTCTTCAAACAGGCCCATCATCCTCCTTCTATCAATCCCGGTCAATACAACCGGGGCCTATGGAAGCACCGGAAGAAAGACGGGACCATCATTGATGTGGAAATCATTGCCCATGATATAAACTTTGAAGGTATCACCGCCCGCATGATCCTGTCGAATGACGTAACAGCCCGGATCAGGGCAGAGGAAGCTTTACGCGAAAGCCAGCAATTGCTCATGGCGATTGTTGACAATTCAGAAGCCGTCATTTATGTAAAGAAGCTGGATGGACGGTACCTGATGGTAAACCACCGTTTCCGCGAGATTTTTAAGCTCACCAATGAGGACATTATAGGCAAAACCGATTATGATCTTTTCCCCCGGGAAGTAGCCAGCGCCTTACGGCAAGTGGATGAACAGGCTGCCGTATCCGATCATCCGCTCACAGAGGAAGAAATAGTTCCCCAGGAAGATGGGATGCACACCTATATATCCGTAAAAAGCAAATTGCCCGACGCCACTGGTCAACCACATGCCACGTTTGGTATTTCTACCGACATTACAAAGCTGAAAGCAGTAGAAGCAGAATTGTACAAACTGAATGAAGAACTGGAGCTCCGGGTAGAGCAACGCACTACCCAACTGGAAGCCGTTAACAGGGAACTGGAAGCCTTTAGTTATTCTGTGTCGCACGACCTGCGGGCGCCCCTGCGCGGTATTATTGGCTTTACCACGATGCTGGAAGAAGACTATAGCTCGCAGCTCGATGAGGAAGCTAAGCGCATTACGTCCGTTATTAAGGACAATACCTTAAAGATGGGTCACCTCATTGATGGCCTGCTCACTTTTTCCCGTATGACCCGCCAGGATATTGTAAAGACCCATATTGATACCGGCAAAATGGTGCATGATATCATAGAAACCCTAAGGCCCGGCAAGGCAGTTGACTGGAATATACAGCCTTTGCCTTCTGTAAAAGGCGACTTTAATACGCTTCGCCAGGTATGGATCAATCTTCTTTCAAATGCGGTCAAATATTCCGGTAATAAAGAATATCCGCGGGTAGAAATAGGAAGCTTTACAGAAAACGGGCAAACCGTTTTCTTCGTAAAGGATAATGGCGTAGGGTTTGATAATAAATATAAGGACAAACTATTCCGGGTATTTCAGCGGTTACACAGTTATGATGAGTTTGAAGGTACCGGCGTAGGGCTTGCCCTGGTAGAAAAAATTATTTCCAAGCATGGCGGAAAAGTATGGGCTGATGCAGTGATCAATGAGGAGGCTACTTTTTACTTTTCCCTGCCCACTGATTCTATGAACTAA
- a CDS encoding response regulator — translation MNPNSVDLLLVEDNSYDAELAIRELKKHRIANNLMHLKDGEQALEFLFGTGQFEGVRDAIHQPKLVLLDIQMPKVNGIQVLEIIRSDERTKSTPVVILTSSKEDPDIQSCYALGVNSYIVKPVNFEGFSEAIRNLGFYWLLLNQPPV, via the coding sequence ATGAATCCAAATTCTGTGGACCTACTACTTGTAGAAGACAATAGCTATGATGCAGAACTGGCTATACGGGAATTAAAAAAGCACCGCATCGCCAACAATCTTATGCACCTGAAGGATGGGGAACAGGCACTGGAATTCCTCTTCGGCACTGGCCAATTTGAAGGCGTGCGGGATGCCATACACCAGCCCAAACTGGTATTGCTGGATATTCAAATGCCTAAGGTAAACGGCATCCAGGTACTGGAGATCATCCGGTCGGATGAACGTACCAAATCAACCCCCGTTGTGATACTCACCTCTTCCAAGGAAGACCCCGATATACAAAGCTGCTATGCGCTGGGCGTGAACAGTTATATTGTAAAGCCTGTTAATTTTGAAGGTTTCTCAGAAGCCATCCGCAACCTTGGTTTTTACTGGTTATTATTGAATCAACCACCTGTATAA
- a CDS encoding hybrid sensor histidine kinase/response regulator has protein sequence MTDPLKILMLEDSSTDAEIVQWQLRKEKMAFEFRLAMNKEDFLKDLDQYDPHVILADNSLPQFSASEALKMVRKKHPHTPFIMVTGSVSEEFAADIIKLGADDYIIKDRPARLPAAIEAAIKQQSSRKEKQDALEEIRVSNERFQTLSRATKDAVWDWNLVTDQVWWNENFYHMVGYDPQQPVPNAYEWTKRIHPADAERVIDRLKRIKNNDIDDWEEEFRFQLTDGTYGTLLDRAYVMKDAAGKAVRAIGALVDITEQKRLTQEMLSSKIEQQKEITRAILQTQEMERNTLGRELHDNINQILASVALKLEYYLEENAGNTKDLGIIVNCRDSLQKAIQEARNLSHHMVMPRFSERSLQDELRQLIENYNYRQLVELELSDMQEPYLTSSLKETVYRIVQEQLSNIYKHAKADEIGINISNDEQQVTLVIRDNGVGFDMKQKSKGIGISNIFNRVESCNGTAEIISAPGKGCMLQVKIPIEG, from the coding sequence ATGACCGATCCATTGAAAATATTGATGCTTGAAGACAGCAGTACCGATGCTGAGATCGTACAATGGCAACTACGAAAAGAAAAAATGGCTTTTGAATTCAGGCTGGCGATGAACAAAGAAGACTTTCTGAAAGACCTGGACCAATATGATCCGCATGTGATCCTGGCCGACAATTCACTACCCCAGTTCAGCGCCAGCGAAGCCTTGAAGATGGTACGGAAAAAACATCCGCATACCCCCTTTATTATGGTTACCGGCAGCGTATCGGAAGAATTTGCGGCAGACATTATCAAACTTGGAGCAGATGATTATATTATAAAAGACAGGCCCGCCAGGTTACCGGCAGCCATTGAAGCAGCCATCAAACAACAATCGTCCAGGAAGGAAAAACAGGATGCGCTTGAAGAGATCAGGGTTTCCAATGAGCGGTTCCAAACCTTATCCAGGGCCACCAAGGATGCTGTGTGGGACTGGAACCTGGTGACAGACCAGGTATGGTGGAATGAAAACTTCTACCATATGGTGGGCTATGATCCGCAGCAGCCTGTTCCCAATGCTTATGAGTGGACAAAACGCATACATCCCGCCGACGCAGAACGGGTGATTGACAGGTTGAAGAGAATAAAGAACAATGACATTGACGACTGGGAAGAGGAATTCAGGTTTCAGTTGACTGATGGCACTTATGGCACCTTACTCGACAGGGCTTATGTGATGAAAGATGCTGCCGGCAAAGCAGTCAGGGCCATCGGTGCACTGGTAGACATTACGGAACAAAAGCGCCTGACACAGGAAATGTTGTCCAGCAAAATTGAACAACAAAAAGAAATTACCCGCGCCATCCTGCAAACGCAGGAAATGGAGCGTAATACACTGGGCAGGGAATTGCACGACAATATTAACCAGATCCTGGCCTCAGTGGCCCTAAAGCTGGAATATTACCTGGAAGAGAACGCCGGCAATACGAAAGACCTGGGTATTATTGTAAACTGCCGCGATAGCTTGCAGAAGGCCATACAAGAGGCCCGTAACCTCTCCCACCACATGGTCATGCCGCGTTTTTCAGAAAGGAGCTTGCAGGATGAGCTCAGGCAGCTCATAGAAAACTACAACTACCGGCAACTGGTGGAACTGGAGTTGAGTGACATGCAGGAACCTTACCTGACCTCCTCCCTGAAAGAAACCGTGTACCGCATCGTACAGGAACAGCTCAGCAATATTTATAAGCATGCCAAGGCCGATGAGATCGGCATCAACATCAGCAATGATGAGCAGCAGGTTACCTTAGTGATCAGGGACAATGGCGTTGGTTTCGATATGAAGCAAAAAAGCAAGGGCATCGGCATCAGCAATATCTTTAACCGGGTGGAATCCTGTAACGGGACCGCTGAAATTATTTCCGCGCCCGGGAAAGGCTGTATGCTGCAGGTGAAGATACCCATAGAAGGATAA
- a CDS encoding pYEATS domain-containing protein — MNQEIPIPVTPSTDKDLEDKKIEELTAKTWFRIKWVLWIGVLVVFITSLNNPGSGLTAFPNLLARIGCGILLGGASLAAGGFLGFIFGIPSLLQNQNVNQEKATTFKYNDNLVQISDWLTKIIVGVGLTQLNKIPAKVGQLGDHLKESFGGEVWGRNASLFITFYFLLFGFLIIYFWTRTDFTTIMKKTDDDINEVKKENAQIKEEIKDVKEENELVKTEIKQVKAENEQVKDTIITSKSKEEIDKNEHASDVTSLPVLENTMPDPLKQALADLTIKVKEELAKRPVTDTEDLQKNRWGGVPIKSNKKISAEVVPNSWQDFYDVKITVADTNTGRLETPVAIFIHDTYKYPDNVIYVNPDASGVASLTLIAYEAFTIGALLPDGTDLELDLNTQPGSPKGFYYPVDKK; from the coding sequence ATGAACCAGGAAATTCCAATTCCAGTCACTCCTTCTACAGACAAGGATCTGGAAGATAAAAAAATAGAAGAGCTGACCGCGAAAACCTGGTTCAGGATCAAATGGGTATTATGGATAGGTGTGCTGGTTGTTTTTATCACCAGCCTGAATAACCCCGGCAGTGGCTTGACGGCCTTTCCCAATCTCCTGGCAAGGATCGGTTGCGGGATCTTATTAGGAGGCGCCAGCCTGGCAGCGGGAGGATTCCTGGGATTTATATTTGGTATACCCAGTTTATTGCAAAACCAAAATGTTAACCAGGAAAAGGCTACTACCTTTAAATACAATGACAACCTGGTCCAGATCAGCGATTGGCTCACTAAGATCATTGTGGGTGTAGGACTTACGCAATTAAATAAGATCCCGGCCAAAGTTGGGCAATTGGGTGACCATTTGAAGGAAAGTTTCGGCGGGGAAGTATGGGGCAGGAATGCCTCTTTATTTATTACTTTTTACTTCCTGCTTTTTGGATTCCTGATCATTTACTTTTGGACAAGGACCGACTTCACCACCATCATGAAAAAGACTGATGATGACATTAATGAAGTAAAAAAAGAAAACGCGCAGATCAAAGAGGAAATTAAAGATGTAAAAGAAGAAAATGAACTGGTAAAAACAGAAATCAAACAGGTAAAAGCAGAAAATGAACAGGTAAAAGACACTATTATAACCAGTAAATCAAAAGAAGAGATAGACAAGAATGAGCACGCCAGCGATGTTACGTCTTTGCCTGTGCTGGAAAATACGATGCCCGACCCGCTTAAACAGGCATTGGCTGACTTAACGATAAAAGTTAAAGAAGAGCTGGCCAAAAGACCTGTAACGGACACGGAGGATTTACAGAAAAACCGTTGGGGGGGTGTACCTATCAAAAGCAACAAAAAGATCAGTGCAGAGGTGGTACCTAATAGCTGGCAGGATTTTTATGATGTAAAAATAACGGTAGCTGATACCAATACCGGCCGGTTAGAAACACCCGTAGCCATATTTATTCATGATACGTACAAGTACCCCGACAATGTCATCTATGTTAATCCTGATGCAAGTGGCGTTGCAAGTCTCACGCTGATCGCTTATGAAGCCTTTACGATAGGCGCCTTGCTTCCTGACGGCACCGATCTTGAGCTTGATCTGAATACTCAACCTGGTTCTCCAAAGGGGTTCTATTATCCGGTAGATAAAAAATAA
- a CDS encoding serine hydrolase domain-containing protein — protein sequence MKQRFLFYLLLLLVVKAGFAQKTTKPYFPPKGAWEHRSPASLGLSQAMIDAAIAYAWSHESRQSRNMDSAQRQSFGREPYSDPVGTLVDRGDPCGLIIYKGYVVAEWGQPSQVDITNSVTKSFLSSVVGLAVDRGLIKSVNDTVAAYVPPIEIYHPGAATEVITPFASAHNRRLTWEVMLRQTSDWEGTLWGKPDWADRPDSNFRTWQTRRRHEPGTVWKYNDVRVNALALAATSVWRQPLPQVLKTHIMDPIGASNTWRWMGYHNAWIVLDGAPVQSVSGGGHWGGGMYINAWDMGRFGLLTLHKGNWNGTQLLSEQWVKQALTPTSAQPTYGYMNWFLNTDHKMAAKAPVTAFIHIGNGTNFIYVDPEHDLVAVVRWIENRYMGDMIGKILEALPGK from the coding sequence ATGAAACAACGTTTCCTTTTTTACCTTCTCCTGCTACTGGTTGTAAAAGCGGGCTTTGCACAAAAAACGACCAAACCTTATTTCCCGCCGAAGGGCGCCTGGGAACATCGCAGCCCGGCTTCATTGGGGTTAAGTCAGGCAATGATTGACGCTGCCATCGCCTACGCATGGAGTCATGAATCCAGGCAATCCCGCAACATGGATTCAGCTCAACGGCAATCCTTTGGCCGGGAGCCTTACAGCGATCCCGTGGGCACATTGGTTGACCGTGGTGATCCCTGCGGACTGATCATTTATAAAGGTTATGTCGTGGCGGAATGGGGACAGCCATCACAGGTGGATATTACCAATAGCGTAACCAAGAGTTTTCTCTCATCTGTAGTAGGCCTCGCTGTTGATCGTGGCCTCATCAAAAGCGTCAATGATACGGTAGCCGCTTATGTTCCTCCCATTGAAATATACCATCCAGGGGCCGCTACGGAAGTAATTACTCCTTTCGCCTCTGCGCATAATCGCCGGCTCACCTGGGAGGTGATGCTGCGACAAACGAGCGACTGGGAAGGCACTTTATGGGGCAAGCCCGACTGGGCCGATAGGCCGGACAGTAACTTCCGCACCTGGCAAACACGCCGCCGCCATGAACCTGGTACCGTATGGAAGTACAATGATGTGCGCGTGAATGCGCTGGCCTTGGCTGCTACCAGTGTGTGGAGGCAGCCCCTGCCACAGGTACTTAAAACGCATATCATGGATCCCATAGGCGCTTCCAATACCTGGCGCTGGATGGGTTACCACAATGCCTGGATTGTGCTGGATGGTGCACCTGTACAATCGGTAAGTGGAGGTGGCCACTGGGGTGGCGGCATGTACATCAATGCCTGGGATATGGGGCGCTTTGGATTGCTTACACTGCACAAAGGCAACTGGAACGGGACGCAACTGCTGTCGGAGCAGTGGGTAAAACAGGCACTCACACCTACCAGTGCCCAACCAACTTATGGTTATATGAACTGGTTCCTGAATACAGACCATAAAATGGCCGCCAAAGCCCCGGTCACCGCCTTCATCCACATTGGTAATGGCACCAATTTCATATACGTAGACCCTGAGCACGACCTGGTGGCTGTTGTACGATGGATAGAGAACAGGTACATGGGCGATATGATCGGTAAAATACTGGAAGCCTTGCCCGGTAAGTAA
- a CDS encoding type II toxin-antitoxin system HicA family toxin, producing MSKTEKLLLRLLSVPRDFTWDELIKILNHFGFFELKKGKTGGSRRKFADAEQNVIILHKPHPGNIVKTYALIQVIDLLTEKGYIKNE from the coding sequence ATGTCAAAGACAGAAAAATTACTGCTTCGCCTGCTATCTGTACCCCGGGACTTTACCTGGGATGAGCTTATTAAGATCCTAAATCATTTTGGATTCTTTGAATTAAAAAAAGGAAAGACCGGTGGCTCAAGAAGGAAATTTGCAGATGCCGAACAGAATGTGATTATCCTGCACAAGCCACACCCGGGGAACATTGTTAAAACATATGCACTCATCCAGGTAATTGACCTGTTAACAGAAAAAGGATATATAAAGAATGAATGA
- a CDS encoding type II toxin-antitoxin system HicB family antitoxin: MNDILQYKDYYASVHFSAEDEVFFGKILGIDDLVNFEGASVKELKKAFHVAVEDYLETCKEMGKEPNKTYKGSFNVRIPTALHKEAAVFASILNISLNDFVKTAINYALLHKDDLNKRINTDLG; encoded by the coding sequence ATGAATGACATCTTACAATACAAGGATTACTATGCATCAGTGCACTTTAGTGCTGAAGACGAGGTGTTTTTTGGAAAGATCCTTGGCATTGATGATCTGGTGAATTTTGAAGGCGCCTCTGTGAAAGAACTTAAAAAGGCTTTTCATGTAGCTGTTGAGGATTATTTAGAGACCTGTAAGGAGATGGGTAAAGAACCCAACAAAACCTACAAAGGGTCCTTTAACGTACGGATACCAACAGCCTTACATAAGGAAGCAGCCGTGTTTGCTTCCATTCTCAATATTTCACTCAATGATTTTGTGAAAACTGCCATTAATTATGCTTTGCTGCATAAAGACGATTTAAACAAAAGGATCAATACAGATCTTGGTTAA
- a CDS encoding RICIN domain-containing protein — protein sequence MKFTTTHFMGSILLLLSCTLTTSLTAQPFVHPGLLHTEADFARMRVKVNANAQPWKGSWDLLVANSRSQLTYNPNPQDTVIRGGTGQNYGILYNDIAAAYQTALRWKITGDVAYANKSIAIMNAWSSTLQQVTGNADRFLAAGIYGYEFANAAEIMRTYSGWAAADFTRFKDMMLNEFYPLNEQFLTNHNDACITNYWANWDLCNMASILAIGVLCDRRDLYNRAINYFKTGAGNGAITKAVWYLHSSTLGQWQESGRDQGHATLGMGLMGAFCEMAWNQGDDMYGYDNNRFMKGAEYVAQYNIGNTVPYTTYTWGTGQNCAQMSQTVIAEAGRGNLRPVWEMLYNHYANRMGLSVPGMAAYATLHRPEGGGGNYGPNSGGFDQLGFGSLTFTRDPLPVAGPVNGTYKIFARHSGQSMEVANNGTANGSDVRQWPANDCACQQWTLTNTGSNQYTLVGVGSGKNLDVSGNSTADGANIHIWQSTGGNNQKFTFTNAGGGFYRITPVHSGKSVDVDGASLTNGANIHQWTYNNTKNQHWQLVQVSNPGARTGTTPAEVQPEKSTDDVNSDLITYPNPAQKKVTVVIPGDFKLAVVSLSDITGKVIYKAQAKSNRHTLELNGITAGVYFINIIKGDKVITRKLIKE from the coding sequence ATGAAATTCACTACCACTCATTTCATGGGCAGCATCCTGCTGCTCCTGTCTTGCACACTCACAACATCATTAACGGCCCAGCCTTTTGTACATCCCGGCTTATTGCATACGGAAGCCGACTTTGCCCGTATGCGTGTTAAGGTCAATGCCAATGCCCAGCCCTGGAAAGGCAGTTGGGACCTATTGGTGGCCAATAGCCGTTCACAGCTTACCTATAATCCTAACCCACAGGATACAGTAATTAGAGGCGGCACCGGACAGAACTATGGCATCCTCTACAATGATATCGCCGCTGCCTATCAAACAGCGCTCCGCTGGAAGATCACCGGCGATGTAGCTTATGCCAACAAGTCCATCGCCATCATGAATGCCTGGTCGTCTACCTTACAACAGGTAACCGGTAATGCCGACCGGTTCCTGGCCGCCGGCATTTATGGTTATGAGTTTGCCAATGCCGCAGAGATCATGCGTACCTACAGTGGATGGGCGGCTGCCGATTTTACCCGCTTCAAAGACATGATGCTAAATGAATTTTATCCGCTCAATGAACAGTTTCTTACCAACCACAATGATGCCTGCATTACCAATTACTGGGCCAACTGGGACCTGTGCAACATGGCTTCCATCCTGGCCATTGGTGTACTGTGCGACCGGCGCGACCTGTACAACCGTGCCATTAATTATTTTAAAACAGGGGCAGGCAATGGTGCGATAACAAAGGCGGTATGGTACCTGCATTCATCCACCCTGGGTCAGTGGCAGGAAAGCGGTCGCGACCAGGGGCATGCCACGCTCGGCATGGGATTGATGGGCGCTTTTTGTGAGATGGCCTGGAACCAGGGCGATGATATGTATGGTTATGATAACAACCGCTTCATGAAAGGAGCGGAGTATGTAGCCCAATACAACATAGGCAATACAGTTCCCTATACCACCTATACCTGGGGGACGGGGCAGAACTGTGCGCAAATGTCCCAGACGGTTATAGCAGAAGCCGGCAGGGGCAATCTGCGCCCGGTGTGGGAAATGCTGTACAACCATTATGCAAACAGGATGGGCCTCTCTGTACCCGGTATGGCGGCGTATGCCACCTTGCACCGCCCCGAAGGTGGTGGCGGTAACTATGGCCCCAATAGCGGGGGATTTGACCAGTTGGGATTTGGTTCCTTAACCTTTACCCGTGACCCGTTGCCTGTCGCAGGCCCGGTTAATGGCACCTATAAAATATTTGCCCGGCACAGTGGTCAGTCAATGGAAGTGGCCAATAATGGCACGGCCAATGGTTCCGATGTACGGCAATGGCCGGCCAATGATTGCGCCTGCCAGCAATGGACGCTTACCAATACAGGCAGTAATCAATATACGTTGGTAGGAGTGGGCAGTGGTAAGAACCTCGATGTAAGTGGCAACAGCACGGCCGACGGGGCCAATATCCATATCTGGCAATCTACGGGTGGTAATAACCAGAAATTCACCTTTACCAATGCAGGCGGCGGCTTCTACCGGATAACGCCCGTACACAGCGGCAAATCTGTGGATGTGGATGGCGCTTCTCTTACCAATGGAGCCAATATTCATCAGTGGACCTATAACAACACGAAAAACCAGCATTGGCAGTTGGTGCAGGTCAGCAATCCTGGAGCGCGTACCGGAACAACACCGGCGGAAGTACAACCGGAAAAAAGCACGGATGACGTAAATAGCGACCTCATTACCTATCCCAATCCGGCACAGAAGAAAGTAACTGTTGTGATACCTGGCGATTTTAAGTTGGCAGTGGTATCATTAAGTGATATAACAGGAAAAGTGATTTATAAAGCGCAGGCCAAGAGCAACCGGCATACCCTGGAGCTGAATGGTATTACAGCAGGTGTGTACTTTATCAATATTATTAAGGGTGACAAGGTGATCACCCGGAAGTTAATAAAAGAATGA
- a CDS encoding T9SS type A sorting domain-containing protein, protein MKIMMYPNPASTNLFISVDKLAKQAMLEITGINGQFFRAQPLTKPVQEISLQGLPNGVYFIKVSNGIHINTKKIIKQ, encoded by the coding sequence ATGAAAATAATGATGTATCCCAATCCTGCTTCCACCAACCTGTTCATCAGTGTTGACAAACTGGCAAAGCAGGCCATGCTTGAAATAACCGGCATCAACGGTCAGTTTTTCAGGGCCCAGCCCCTGACCAAACCTGTACAGGAAATTTCCTTACAGGGATTGCCCAATGGTGTTTATTTCATCAAGGTCAGCAACGGCATCCACATCAATACCAAAAAGATTATTAAGCAGTAA